The Dictyoglomus sp. NZ13-RE01 sequence CACACTCTACTTTTTTACATGCTTCGGAAACACTAATTAGAATTTTTTCATATATTTCTTTATTAAACTTTCCAAGAGCAAAATAATCAAGAAATGCAATAGGTTTAGCCCCACAAGTAATTAAATCATTCACATTCATTGCTACCAAATCTTGTCCTATATTATCAAGCTTATTCCTTTGAATAGCTAATTTTAATTTAGTCCCTATACCATCAGTAGTTAAAAGTATTAAAGGATTCTTATAATCTTTCCAATTTATTTTCAATACAGATGAAAAACCATTCCAAATAGGTATCACAAAAGAGTTATATGTTTTTTCAAAATAAGGTTTCAAGTTTTTCAAACTTTTCTCAACCTGAGATATATGCACACCAGCTAAACTGTATGTAATTCTTTTTGGCATAGTTCTTTACTCACCACTTTTCTTCCAAAACATTCTCCACAATAACTTTTATTTGGCAATATACTTAATAGTCCCTCCATACTCAGGAAAGCCACAGAATCAAATCCTAAGAGTTTTGCAATTTCGTCTGGGGTATAATAATGGCTTATTAGCTCTCTTACATGAGGAATATCTACTCCATAATGGCAAGGATATATTATGGGGGGAGAAGAAAGTCTCAAATGGACCTCTTTTGCTCCTTCTTTACGGAACATTTCTGCCAATCTCTTAGCAGTGGTACCTCTTACTAACGAATCATCTACCAATATAACTCTCTTATTCTTAACTACATCTCCCATTATCAGAAGCTTAATTCTAACTGCACCTTCCCTCTGATCTTGTCTTGGTTGTATAAAAGTTCTTCCTACATAATGACTTCTCATTAGAGCCATTTCTAAAGGTATTCCACTAAATTCACTAAAACCAATAGCAGCTGGTATTCCAGAATCTGGCACAGGGACAACTATATCCGCAGGAACATAAGACTCCTTTGCAAGTATCCTTCCCATATCTTTCCTATAATTATAAACACTCTTTCCATTATACAAGCTATCAGGTCTGGAAAAATATATGAACTCAAAGAGACAAAACCTTGATTCACCTATTTTATAAACACTCTCTCTAATCTCTCCTTCACTACTTACAAATATTAAATCTCCCCTCTCTAACTCCTTTATACTTTTAACGGGAAGATTTTTAAATGCACATGTTTCAGAAGAAAAAAGTATACTTCCATCCTCTAAAACAGCCATAAACAATGGTCTAAAACCATTTGGATCCTTTACAGCCCAAATTCCCTCATTACTTGCTATCAAAAGTGCATAACTACCATCCACATGATTAAGAGCATTCATTAATCTTTCCTCTAAATTCTTTCCTTCCGCTCTTGCCATCAAGTGAAAAATAACCTCAGTATCTGAGGTACTTTGGAAGATAGCTCCCTCATTTTCAAGCTTTTTTCTCAAAAAATTGGCATTCGCTATATGTCCATTGTGTGCCAAAGCTAAAAAACCATACTTTGGTAAATTAACAATAAGAGGCTGAATATTATTAGGGTTTTGTTTTCCTGAAGTAGAATATCTCACATGTCCAATGGAAATTTTTCCTCTTAATTTTTTCAATATATCATTATTAAAAACATTACTTACCAAACCATAGTCCTTGTGAAAATTTGGCTCTGAAGATTTAAAACTTACTATACCAGCACTTTCTTGTCCTCTATGTTGTAAATTAAGCAATGCATTATATACCAAAAAACTGGATAAATTATATTTTGAAGGTGTAATAGCTCCAGCAATTCCACATTCCTCATAAATAGACATTTTTATTCCCCTCCTAAAATATCTTCAAGGGGTAAAGACAAATAGGGCTTTATTTGGAAATGATCCTTTGAAACTTTCCCTATCTTTACAGTTTTCAATTCATAGTCTTTTATTTTCATCTCAAATAAATCTTTCCTTTCTTCGGGAACCTCAACAACTATTATCCCACTTGCCTCCCCAAATAAAACTTCTTCTTCCTCCTTATCTATATTTAATTCTACATCAATTCCCTTTCTTCCCCAAATACACATTTCCAAAAGAGTATTTACCAATCCTCCTTCACTTAAGTCGTGGGCGGATAATACAATTTTTTCCTTTCTAATATCCTCCATAAAATTCTTTAACCTTCTCTCCCATATTAAATCCACATATGGAGGCTCCCCTGCAATCTGATTATAAGCAAATTTAAGATAATCACTTCCGTCTAATCTAAGCCAATTTAAATCACCAATTAAATACAAAAGATTGCCTTCTTTTTTAAGCCCGGGAGTAATTAAATATGATAAATCCTCCAGCACCCCCACCATACCTATTAAAGGAGTAGGAAATATTCTATTATCTCCTTGCCCATTGTAAAAACTCACATTTCCACTTACAATTGGGATCTCTAATATCCTTGAGGCAAGATTAATTCCTGAAATAACCTCTCTAAACTGGTAGAATACCTCAGGCTCATCTGGATCTCCAAAATTAAGACCATCAGTAATAGCAAGGGGTTTTCCTCCAACACATAAAATATTTCTACATGCTTCTGATACTGCATTCATTGCCCCAATTTTAGGATCCAAATAACAATATCTACCGTTACCATCGATTGTAACAGCTATTCCTTTATTTGTTCCTTTAATCCTTAATACTGCAGAATCTCCCATGCCAGGAGAAATTACTGTATTTGTTTGAATGGAATAATCATATTGAATATAAATTCCCTCTTTTATTTTGACTGAATCTATTAAATGCTTAATATAATCATACTTTTTATCTTCCTTTTTTAATAAAGTATTAATTTTTGGAGTCTCATAACCTTTAAAAGGTGGATCAAATTCAAGAGACTCTTTTGTTAGTAATTTTATTGGTAAATCCACTACTTTTTCCCCTTTAAAGTATGCTATAAATCTTTCCTCATCAATAACCTCACCGATTACCTCTGCATCCACATCCCACTTTTGACAAATTTCTTTTACTTTATTTAGTACATCCGGTCTAATTATAAATAACATTCTCTCTTGAGATTCCGATATTAAAATCTCTTCTGCGGTCATATCCTTTTCCCTTTGAGGAACTCTATCTAAATTTAATATTACCCCTGAATTTCCTCTACTTGCAGACTCGGAGACAGCACTTACAATTCCCGCAGCACCAAAATCTTGCACCCCAATTATTCCATCTTCTAAACTGCATATTTCTAAACTGGCTTCAATTAATAATTTACCCAAGAATGGATCTCCTACCTGAACAGAGGGTCTTTGAGTATGAACCTCTTCATCCAACTTTTCCGACGCAAAGCTTGCACCATGAATACCATCCCTTCCCGTTTTTGCCCCAACAAGGAGAAGTAAATTACCTTTTCCTTCTGCCTTACCTTTATATATCTTTCTATCAGGAGGAATCAATCCTACACACATAACGTTAACTAATGGATTAGAGCTATAACAATCTTCAAAATCAATTTCCCCTCCAACAACAGGAACTCCAATACAATTTCCATAAAAACTTATTCCAGATACAACACCATTAAATAGATAACGATTTCTAAGATTATCTTGAGGACCAAATCTCAACGAATCCAAAAGGGCAATAGGTCTTGCTCCTAAAGCTAAAATATCCCTAATTATACCTCCGACTCCTGTAGCAGCACCCTGAAAAGGCTCTACTGCAGAAGGATGATTATGACTCTCCACCTTAAAAGCTATTTTATAACCATCTCCAATATCTATAATTCCTGCATTTTCTCCAGGACCTTGATATACCCAATCGGATTTTGTAAGAAAATTCTTTAAGTATTTCCTTGAATGCTTATAACTACAATGTTCAGACCATATTACAGAAATAACTGACCATTCTACATCGTTAGGTTCTCTTCCTAAAATCTCAATGGCATGTTTTATTTCCTCTTCTTTTAATCCATGTATTCCCATTCTTTTCACCTCAATTTATAAGGGATAAAAATAATCTTAGTCCTGAATCACTCCCTAAAATTTTTTCAACTGCTCTTTCAGGATGAGGCATCATTCCCATAACATTTCCTCTTCTATTAACAATACCAGCAATATTATTCAAAGAACCATTTGGATTGCTTTTTTCATTTACCTCTCCATTTTCAGTACAATATCTTAACACTACCTGCCTATTCTTTTCTAACAATTCTAATTCTTTTTCTGGAATATAGTATCTTCCCTCTTTATGAGCTATTGGCAACTTGATAATTTCACCCTCTTCATATCTACTCAAAAACTTAACATTATTATTTTCCACCCTCAAATAAACAGGCTTACATATAAAAGTATTGGTATTATTAGGAAGCATAGCACCTGGAAGCAATCCCATCTCCAACAAAATTTGAAAACCGTTACATATTCCAAGTACTAATCCACCCTTTTCAGCAAAATCATAAACACTACTAATAATTGGAGAAAATTTGGCAATTGCTCCAGCTCTTAGATAATCCCCATAAGAAAATCCACCTGGAAGAATAACAGCAGAAACATTTTTTAGATCCTTTTCTTTATGCCACAAAAAAACTGGTTCTAAACCTGCAAGCTGTAGAGCCCAATAAGTATCAAGATCACAATTAGAGCCAGGGAATATAATAATTCCTACTCGCATTTCCCCTCTACCTCAATATAATAATCTTCTGTTACTGGATTTGCTAAAAATATTTCACTCATTCTTTTAACCTTTTCTCTAACTTCATTCTCATTTTCTGCTTCAATTTTCATTCTTAAAATTTTACCCATTCTGACTTCCTCAACCTCATTAAACCCAAGTGAATGTAAAGCATTGTTAATAGTTTTGCCCTGAGGATCAAGAATACCTTCTTTTAAGAATATTTCTAATTTAACCCACCATTTACTCATTTTACCCCTATCCTTTCGTAAATTTTATCTATATTTTTGAAATAATTATCCAAAGAAAAACACCTTTCGATCTCTTCTTTTGTTAATACTTCATTAATTCTACTATCATTCATTACTACATCCTTTAAGGATCTCTTCTCCTGAAGAGCCTCAAATGAATCTTCCTGAATAATAGAATAAGCTGTATCTCTCAACATCCCTTTCTCTGTTAGAGCAATCAATAGATTGGACGAATAAAAGATACCTTGACTAATTTCTAAATTCCTTTTAATGTTTTCTTCGTTAACTTTCAAATCCTTTAAAATATTAATCATTAAGTTTAAAATATAATCAACTAAAGAAGTAGCATCTGGAAAAATTATCCTTTCTGCGGAGGAGTGGCTAATATCTCTTTCATGCCACAAAGAAATATTTTCAAGAGATGTAATAAGATATCCTCTAATAACCCTTGCAAGTCCGCATATTCTTTCCGATAAAATAGGATTCCTTTTATGGGGCATAGCAGAAGACCCCTTTTGTTTTTCCCTAAATGGCTCTTCAAGCTCTGCCACTTCAGTTCTCTGAAGATGTCTTATCTCCTGAGCAAATCTTTCTAATGTGCTTGCTATCATAGCTAAACTGAATATAACTTCTGCATGTCTATCTCTCGGTACAATTTGAGTAGCTACAGGTTCAGGTCTCAAACCTAATATCTCACAAGCTTTTTCTTCAATCTCTGGACGGGTATGAGCTAATGTTCCAACAGCTCCTGAAAACTTACCATATCTAATATTTTCTTTTGCTTTCTTAAGTCTTTCTAAATCCCTTAATAACTCTGAATACCATCCTAAAAATTTAAAACCAAGCGTTATAGGTTCAGCATGCATACCATGAGTTCTGCCAACCATTGGAAGATATTTATACTTTATTGCTTTTTCCTTAACAACATCAATAAGTGTTTTTAAATCATTCTCAATATAATTCAGAGCGGACAAAACTTGCAGAGAAAATGCTGTATCCATTACATCAGAAGAGGTCAAACCTTGATGAATATATTCTGAACCCTTTCCTACGTAACTTGCTACATTAGTCAAAAAAGCTATCATCTCATGGTTATTTTCTTTCTCTATTTCTTTTATCTCATCCACATTGAATTTTGCTCTTGATTCTATCTCCTTAACTAAATCCTCGGATATTTCCCCATAATAAGCTCTTGCTTTCAAAAAAGCCATCTCAACATCTAACCACAACTTATATCTATTCTCATCGGACCAAATTAACTTAAACTCTTTTCTGCAATATCTATCTAACAACTCATACACCCCTTATAAAAAATTAAAAATAGAAACACACATTTATTATGTAACATAATTTTAACAAAAATATCCTAATTTAAAGTTTAAACTTTTTTTAAACACGAGGAATTTTTACAGCGATTTTAAGTATAATATAAGTCAGGAGGTGATAGAAAATGGAAATTATTTTTGAGAAAGAGATCAATGGCGTAAAGATTAAAGTGATTCAAGGAGATATAACACAAGAGAATACTGAAGCAATTGTAAATCCAGCCAACAACTATTTAAAGCATGGAGGAGGTGTTGCAGGAGCTATTGTAAGAGCTGGTGGAGATGTCATCCAAAAGGAAAGTGATGAATATGTTCAAAAATTTGGTCCTCTACCTACAGGAGAGGCAACGATTACTTCTGCGGGTAACTTAAAAGCAAAGTATGTCATCCATACTGTAGGTCCAAGATGGGGAGAGGGAGATGAATATAAAAAGTTGCAAAAGGCAGTTCAAAGCACTTTAAAGTTAGCAGTTGAAAAAGATATAAAAACTATAAGTATCCCTGCTATAAGTTGCGGTATATTTGGATTTCCACCGGATTTAGGGACAAAAATCATCGTAGAAACCATCGTTAATTTTATAAAAAATGAAAAACATTCCTTCAAAGAAATACATCTTATTGGCTTAGGTGAAGATATTCCAAATCTATTTGCTAAAAATCTAAATTCTATTACTGAAAATTAGCACTAAAAAATATATTCCGAATCCTAAGAGGAAAAAGGAAGCAAAATAAAGAATATAGTTATATATTTTTCTCCAAAAGGGAAGGGATAGTCCTTGCCCTATAAATCCTATAAACATATACCAAACATAATCAGAAAGAATGTGCCCAATATAAAAACTTAGGACTCCAAATACTAAGTAGTTTTTTGCTTGTGCAATAAAAGAAACCCCAATTGTAAGCCACCAAAGAAGCCAATAGGGATTTGCCAATGAAGTTAAAGCACCTGCCAAGATCAGAGATGGATTAAAAGAATAATTTATAGGGTTAGAATTTATAGAAATTTCTATTCTCTTCTTTATTAAGCTCGTGAATAAAGAGAGACTCATGTATATCAAAAAAAGACTTCCAAAAAAACTAAAAGATTTTATAAAAACTGGAGTTTTCAAAATACTTTGAACTCCTAAAAGAAGTAAAATTACAAGAATACCTTCAAGGATAGCATGACCCGTTATTATTTCTAAAGACCTTTTCCATCCACCTATACTACTTTGAGCAAGAACTAAAGTCATTAAAGGACCTGGAGCTGAAGCTCCAGAAAAACCCACCAAAAAACTTGTAATAAATAAGCTTAAAATAAACATTTAATCTGCACCTCCTCCGCCTCCTCCACCGCCTCCACCTCCTCCACCTGATGAACCGGAAGAGGTAGAAGACGCCACACTACTTGTGAAAGCATCACTAAAAGATGCTAAAGAAGAATTAAAACTTTCAAAGGAATCAGCTAAATCTACCATATAACCAGAAATTCCTGGTGTAAACCATTGTATATCATTAACAGGAACTTCTAACATCTTCATAGCCTTTAAAACTTCCTTTGCAACTCCTAATACAGTTCCATAAACCAAATATTTCTCCCACATAATTAAGGATTCTGGAGGATGCTTGGAGATAAGAGAAAAGTCTTTTAAAAACCTTTTAAAGGCTTTCCATTTCAATGCAAGAAGTTTTCCCTCAGGAGAATATCTTTTTACAGGTTTTCTAAAAATAATATTTAGAAATACATTTATACTAAGAACAACAATTAAGGCAATTGCATAAGGTAATATATCTTTTAAATTTTTAGAGAAGATGAATAAAAAGACGAAAGTTAGAAACTCTAAGAGAATCCAAACAAACAACCAAATGTTTAATATTTTTAACCCTTCTGTAAGAATCCACCTATTTTTATCATATACATAATACTTTACCAATTTATCGAAATTACTCTTGAAAGATTGCAAATTCTTATTCTTAAGTTCAGATATGTAAAACTCACTACCAAATTCTCCAAATTGCAACAATAACTCTTTCAAATCTTCACTTAGCTCATTTTCCATCTTCTTTCCTGTCAAAACAATCTTATAATCTTTGTGTTTTCTTCCTAAAAATCCCTCCTTTATTTCCTCTACTATTTTTAAATATCCTCTTCTTGCAAGCTCCAAAGTAGATGCAACAATTGAATCAGGTAAAGTACTATCAGATTGATTAATAAGCATATCAACCCAAGCAGGAGGAATATCTGCAGGTGGTTCATGCTCATATTCACCTTGATAATCTACCCTTGGCTCTCTTCCATATTTAAAGTAAGTTCTTAAAGGAGCATAAATTCCCAAAAACAAGAATATAATTATTAGAATTACTAATGTGCCTTTTAATATATCAATCCAAAATCTTTTTCTCTCCTCTTCCCTCCTCCAATTTTCCTCCTCCTTTAATATCTTTTCACGCCCATTCTCTAATATTAAGTTGACCTTACTTTCATCAAGGTTTGTTAGATAGTATCTTGGAAATACTAATCTTACCTCCACCCATTGTTTTTCTGGAATATTTCCTGCATAAGCTAAAATCTTTTTATAATCCTTACTGATCCCAATTTTGCCGTCAATCTTTGGATGAAGAAAATATGAAACTTCATTAATATTTTCTATCTCCTTAGGTAGAGAAACTTCTACCCAGAGCGCAGGAAGCTTTTTTTCCCAATCCCCTCCCCATACTTTCCAATAAAACTCCGCCACATCATTATATACATTTAATCCCTTTATGAGTTTATAATGAACTCTAAAGGTTTTATTAGTATCACTTGCTCTATAAAACCATGTAATTTTGTAACCTTCTGAGGTTCTTGTAAAATTAAAGGTATTTGGAATTCTTTCTTGTGTCTCACGATGATAAGTATAATCCTTTTCTACTCCATTTATAACTTCTTTTACAGAAGCATCCTTTATATCCCAATTTCCATAAGGAATATTTATCCAGGCTCGAGAGTATGATCCAGAAAACCAATAGGATAATTCATTTACAACATCTATCTCCCCATTAGGTTTTATATCATAATATACCTTTGCAAAGTTGAATCCATAATCCTTCGCGTATATTGGTGAGAAGAGTATAAACAAAAATATTAGGAGAAAAATAATCTTTTTCATATTAATTCTCCCAAAAATTTTTAAATGATTATACCATAAATAATTTAATTGATATATAATTAAAGCTATGAAGATACAAGTAATAGACCATAAAATTATAAGAGTTTATTTTCCAGAAAGTGAAAAAGAGAAAAATTCCTTTGCAGTTGAAAAAACCGAACCTATAAACTATTCTATCGAGGAAGCTAATGAAGAAAGCATAATTTTAACAAACAGTCTTAAAATTAAAATAAACAAGAAAAAGAATACATTAAAAATCTATGACCACGACAATAATTTGATACTCTCAGATTATGAAGACTTAGGTTATAAAAAGATAGATAATAAAATTTTCTGTTATAAGGAAATTAGAGATGAAATAGCTTTTTTAGGCTTTGGGGAAAGAACAGGAAGCTTAAATAAGAAAGGTAAAAGATTAATAAATTGGAATACTGACGAACCTCATCACTCACCTAAGGCGGATCCTCTCTATCAATCCCATCCCTTTTTTATTGCCTATAGTCCTACACGAAGCTATGGATTATTCTTTGATCATACAAATTTAAGTTATTTTGATATGGGAAATGAAAATGAGAAGTACTGGTATTTTGCAAGCGAGGGAGAAGAATTAGACTATTATTTTATTTATGGACCAACTCCTAAAGAGGTAATAGAAGGATATACAAAACTTACCGGAAGATATTATATGCCACCCATATGGGCTTTAGGTTTTCAACAATCGAGATGGAGCTATGAAAGTGAGGAAAAAGTAATAAATATAGCGAAGACTTTTAGAAAGAAAAATATTCCATGTGATGTTATCTATCTTGATATAGATTATATGGATGGATATAGAGTATTCACCGTAAATAAAAAGAAATTTCCAAACTTTGAAAAGATGGTAAAGGATTTAAAAGAGGAAGGGTTTAAAATACTTTTAATTGTTGATCCTGGGATTAAAAAAGACGAAAGCTATGAGGTTTATAAAGAAGGAATAGAGAAAGGATACTTTTGTAAAAGAAATAAAGATGTGTATATAGGGTATGTGTGGCCAGGAAAATGTGCATTTCCTGATTTTATTAGAAAAGATGTTAGATCTTGGTGGGGTGAAAAACTGAAAAAATTAATTAATCTTGAAATTAGTGGTATTTGGAATGATATGAATGAACCCTCTTCTCTTTCTAAAATTGAGTACTATCTAATGAGATTACTTTTTTATTTCTTAAAACTAAAAGAACCTCCCTCTCTACCTAAACCTTCAGAATTCAACGCTAAAATTAAAGAGATAAAGAGAAAAACTCTACCCTCAGATGTCTTACATGGAGAAAATCAAGAATTTACTCATGCTGATATTCACAATGCTTATGGGCTTCTAATGACAAAGGCAAGTTTCGAAGGATGGAAAAAGTATAGTGATAAGAGACCTCTTATTGTTTCAAGAGCAGGATTCTCTGGAATTCAAAAATATTCTGCGGTATGGACAGGAGATAATAAAAGCAGTTGGGAACACCTATATATGAGTATCCCTATGCTACAAAATTTATCTTTATCTGGAGTTCCCTTTGTAGGAGCAGATGTGGGTGGCTTTTGGAGAGATTGTACCCCAGAACTTTTTATAAGATGGATACAGCTTGGAGTATTCTATCCCTTCTTTAGAGTACATACCGCCATGAACACAAAACCCCAAGAGCCTTGGAGCTTTGGGGAAAATGTAGAAAAAATAGCCAAAAAATATATTATTTTGAGATATAAACTTATCCCATATATCTACTCTCTTTTTTATGAAGCAAAGGAAAAAGGAATTCCCCCTTTAAGGAGTCTCTTTTTGGAATTTCCAGAGGATATAAATGCAATAAAGCATGAGGATGAATTTATGCTTGGACCTAATCTACTGATCGCTCCCATTTATAAAGAAGGTGAGAAAGAAAGAGATGTATATTTTCCTTCTGGATTTTGGTATGACTTTTATTCATATAAAGAATATAGAGGACCAGGGATTTATAAAGTTTATGCAGATTTAGATACTATTCCAATCTTTGTTAGAGAGGGAAGTATTATTCCTATGTGGGAAGAGCAAAATTATGTAGGCGAGAAAAAACAAAACTTTTTAGAATTGAAAATCTTTCCTGGAAGTGGAGAATTTCTTTATTACGAAGATGATGGTGAAACATGGAACTATGAGAAAGGAGAATTTAACCTTATAAAATTTTCATGCTTTTTAGAAGAAGGTGAGAAATATTTAAAGATTGAATATCTACATAAAGGATATTTAGGAGGTAGGGAAAAATTTATTGTATATGATATTAAAGGCAATAAATGGGAATTTAATGAAGGAGGAGAAATTTATGCTTGTATTGGGACATAGAGGAAATTCGTATAATCCTGAGAACACTTTAAAGGCTTTTAAATCCTCAATAGAAATGGGAGCAGATGGAGTAGAGTTAGATGTACAGAAAACTGCAGACGGAGTTTTAATAGTATCTCATGACGAGAATTTAAAGAGACTAACAGGAATAGATATAAATGTTAGAAGGACTGAATTTAGTAAGTTAAAAAATGTAACTATAAATGGAGAACCTATTGCAACCTTAAAAGATGCCTTAGAATTAATAAAATCTCATGATAAATTTGTAGATATTGAGGTAAAAAATCCCAAGGATTTTCAGGATGTAATAGATCTTGTAAAAGAAATTAAATTAAAGGATTTTATTATCTCTTCCTTTTGGCACAATGGGGTTTTTGAATATAAAAAACTATATCCAGAAATTAAATTTGCCTATCTTTATGCTCATTCCCCAAGAGATCTTTCCGTTTATGTTAAGGAAGTAGATTATCTAAAACCACATTTTTACTATATTAATGAAGATTATGCTCCTTATAGGGATAGAACTATTGCATGGACTGTAGACGATGAAGAAAAAATAAAGGAAATTTTAGATTTTAAAATTTTTGCCATAATATCAAATTTTCCTGATAGGGTTATA is a genomic window containing:
- a CDS encoding macrodomain protein, with translation MEIIFEKEINGVKIKVIQGDITQENTEAIVNPANNYLKHGGGVAGAIVRAGGDVIQKESDEYVQKFGPLPTGEATITSAGNLKAKYVIHTVGPRWGEGDEYKKLQKAVQSTLKLAVEKDIKTISIPAISCGIFGFPPDLGTKIIVETIVNFIKNEKHSFKEIHLIGLGEDIPNLFAKNLNSITEN
- a CDS encoding phosphoribosylformylglycinamidine synthase encodes the protein MSKWWVKLEIFLKEGILDPQGKTINNALHSLGFNEVEEVRMGKILRMKIEAENENEVREKVKRMSEIFLANPVTEDYYIEVEGKCE
- a CDS encoding lysine transporter LysE, yielding MFILSLFITSFLVGFSGASAPGPLMTLVLAQSSIGGWKRSLEIITGHAILEGILVILLLLGVQSILKTPVFIKSFSFFGSLFLIYMSLSLFTSLIKKRIEISINSNPINYSFNPSLILAGALTSLANPYWLLWWLTIGVSFIAQAKNYLVFGVLSFYIGHILSDYVWYMFIGFIGQGLSLPFWRKIYNYILYFASFFLLGFGIYFLVLIFSNRI
- the purQ gene encoding phosphoribosylformylglycinamidine synthase I, coding for MRVGIIIFPGSNCDLDTYWALQLAGLEPVFLWHKEKDLKNVSAVILPGGFSYGDYLRAGAIAKFSPIISSVYDFAEKGGLVLGICNGFQILLEMGLLPGAMLPNNTNTFICKPVYLRVENNNVKFLSRYEEGEIIKLPIAHKEGRYYIPEKELELLEKNRQVVLRYCTENGEVNEKSNPNGSLNNIAGIVNRRGNVMGMMPHPERAVEKILGSDSGLRLFLSLIN
- a CDS encoding alpha-glucosidase — protein: MKIQVIDHKIIRVYFPESEKEKNSFAVEKTEPINYSIEEANEESIILTNSLKIKINKKKNTLKIYDHDNNLILSDYEDLGYKKIDNKIFCYKEIRDEIAFLGFGERTGSLNKKGKRLINWNTDEPHHSPKADPLYQSHPFFIAYSPTRSYGLFFDHTNLSYFDMGNENEKYWYFASEGEELDYYFIYGPTPKEVIEGYTKLTGRYYMPPIWALGFQQSRWSYESEEKVINIAKTFRKKNIPCDVIYLDIDYMDGYRVFTVNKKKFPNFEKMVKDLKEEGFKILLIVDPGIKKDESYEVYKEGIEKGYFCKRNKDVYIGYVWPGKCAFPDFIRKDVRSWWGEKLKKLINLEISGIWNDMNEPSSLSKIEYYLMRLLFYFLKLKEPPSLPKPSEFNAKIKEIKRKTLPSDVLHGENQEFTHADIHNAYGLLMTKASFEGWKKYSDKRPLIVSRAGFSGIQKYSAVWTGDNKSSWEHLYMSIPMLQNLSLSGVPFVGADVGGFWRDCTPELFIRWIQLGVFYPFFRVHTAMNTKPQEPWSFGENVEKIAKKYIILRYKLIPYIYSLFYEAKEKGIPPLRSLFLEFPEDINAIKHEDEFMLGPNLLIAPIYKEGEKERDVYFPSGFWYDFYSYKEYRGPGIYKVYADLDTIPIFVREGSIIPMWEEQNYVGEKKQNFLELKIFPGSGEFLYYEDDGETWNYEKGEFNLIKFSCFLEEGEKYLKIEYLHKGYLGGREKFIVYDIKGNKWEFNEGGEIYACIGT
- a CDS encoding phosphoribosylformylglycinamidine synthase II; the protein is MGIHGLKEEEIKHAIEILGREPNDVEWSVISVIWSEHCSYKHSRKYLKNFLTKSDWVYQGPGENAGIIDIGDGYKIAFKVESHNHPSAVEPFQGAATGVGGIIRDILALGARPIALLDSLRFGPQDNLRNRYLFNGVVSGISFYGNCIGVPVVGGEIDFEDCYSSNPLVNVMCVGLIPPDRKIYKGKAEGKGNLLLLVGAKTGRDGIHGASFASEKLDEEVHTQRPSVQVGDPFLGKLLIEASLEICSLEDGIIGVQDFGAAGIVSAVSESASRGNSGVILNLDRVPQREKDMTAEEILISESQERMLFIIRPDVLNKVKEICQKWDVDAEVIGEVIDEERFIAYFKGEKVVDLPIKLLTKESLEFDPPFKGYETPKINTLLKKEDKKYDYIKHLIDSVKIKEGIYIQYDYSIQTNTVISPGMGDSAVLRIKGTNKGIAVTIDGNGRYCYLDPKIGAMNAVSEACRNILCVGGKPLAITDGLNFGDPDEPEVFYQFREVISGINLASRILEIPIVSGNVSFYNGQGDNRIFPTPLIGMVGVLEDLSYLITPGLKKEGNLLYLIGDLNWLRLDGSDYLKFAYNQIAGEPPYVDLIWERRLKNFMEDIRKEKIVLSAHDLSEGGLVNTLLEMCIWGRKGIDVELNIDKEEEEVLFGEASGIIVVEVPEERKDLFEMKIKDYELKTVKIGKVSKDHFQIKPYLSLPLEDILGGE
- a CDS encoding adenylosuccinate lyase; the encoded protein is MLDRYCRKEFKLIWSDENRYKLWLDVEMAFLKARAYYGEISEDLVKEIESRAKFNVDEIKEIEKENNHEMIAFLTNVASYVGKGSEYIHQGLTSSDVMDTAFSLQVLSALNYIENDLKTLIDVVKEKAIKYKYLPMVGRTHGMHAEPITLGFKFLGWYSELLRDLERLKKAKENIRYGKFSGAVGTLAHTRPEIEEKACEILGLRPEPVATQIVPRDRHAEVIFSLAMIASTLERFAQEIRHLQRTEVAELEEPFREKQKGSSAMPHKRNPILSERICGLARVIRGYLITSLENISLWHERDISHSSAERIIFPDATSLVDYILNLMINILKDLKVNEENIKRNLEISQGIFYSSNLLIALTEKGMLRDTAYSIIQEDSFEALQEKRSLKDVVMNDSRINEVLTKEEIERCFSLDNYFKNIDKIYERIGVK
- a CDS encoding amidophosphoribosyltransferase; translation: MSIYEECGIAGAITPSKYNLSSFLVYNALLNLQHRGQESAGIVSFKSSEPNFHKDYGLVSNVFNNDILKKLRGKISIGHVRYSTSGKQNPNNIQPLIVNLPKYGFLALAHNGHIANANFLRKKLENEGAIFQSTSDTEVIFHLMARAEGKNLEERLMNALNHVDGSYALLIASNEGIWAVKDPNGFRPLFMAVLEDGSILFSSETCAFKNLPVKSIKELERGDLIFVSSEGEIRESVYKIGESRFCLFEFIYFSRPDSLYNGKSVYNYRKDMGRILAKESYVPADIVVPVPDSGIPAAIGFSEFSGIPLEMALMRSHYVGRTFIQPRQDQREGAVRIKLLIMGDVVKNKRVILVDDSLVRGTTAKRLAEMFRKEGAKEVHLRLSSPPIIYPCHYGVDIPHVRELISHYYTPDEIAKLLGFDSVAFLSMEGLLSILPNKSYCGECFGRKVVSKELCQKELHTV